One window of Alosa sapidissima isolate fAloSap1 chromosome 21, fAloSap1.pri, whole genome shotgun sequence genomic DNA carries:
- the osbpl3a gene encoding oxysterol-binding protein-related protein 3a, whose protein sequence is MSSLEHSISQSSKKMAQTGQSSHSDDSDSSRPSSRQDSWEVVEGLRGILGNAQVPELQEGFLLKKRKWPMKGWHKRYFLLDRGILKYGKTGADLQKGKCRGCIDVGLSVMSIKKKTMCIDLDTEDSIYHLKVKSRDMFDNWVSKLRHHRVFRQNEIAMDPSERHLQCEPTSSMRNAILTKQASIQAMSGLLQSNNDLDRCCQDLTDCESCLLELNLLLKNMEVMQHAYSAPAINTLPGDGSKKEKRGHKKWRSKTSSKDSNSSLQVPSPTRLHVSNPNLSASEPSYPETFLQTPDSPTNAARLQEDFCRLASTIHTTLLSAFRTLSAEKNQIKLVLEQQNTEVDGRSPPKHQRSTESRGSLSDSLSEFFDAREYLLSSSSTDNEVSDDDSFLSDASDSVSVDYYNSETSSERDDSAMVCVMRRTRLPCRSSDSGVSLWNILRNNIGKDLSKVSMPVQLNEPINTLQRLCEEMEYTQLLDTAAHTNDPHLRMAHVAVFAISAYASTFHRAGGKPFNPVLGETYECDRPDKGFKFISEQVSHHPPVSACHCESKNFTVWQDVRWKNKFWGKSMEIVPMGTTHVVLPGFGDHYEWNKVTSCIHNILSGQRWIEHYGEMSIKNTVTSGNSSTCKVTFIKGRGGTSNVNNVEGVVTDADGHAIHSFYGKWNEAIYLGDPSSATCIWRANPMPEDYEQYYGLTQFAVELNELDEKEKPLLPPTDTRFRPDQRLLEVGDVSGAEEQKERIEGLQRERRRVLQENNISHQPKFFKRSEDDLWVSNGTYWDLRKDQGFKQMEFPLLW, encoded by the exons ATGAGCTCTTTGGAACACAGCATTTCACAGTCCTCAAAGAAGATGGCACAGACAGGACAGTCATCACACAGTGATGACAGTGACTCATCCCGGCCCAGCAGCAGACAG GATAGCTGGGAGGTTGTGGAAGGTTTGCGTGGAATACTGGGTAACGCACAGGTACCGGAGCTCCAGGAGGGCTTCCTATTGAAGAAACGGAAATGGCCAATGAAAGGCTGGCACAAG AGGTACTTCCTTTTGGATAGGGGTATTCTGAAATATGGAAAGACTGGAGCTGAT TTGCAAAAGGGAAAATGTAGGGGCTGTATTGATGTTGGACTGTCGGTAATGTCAATCAAGAAAAAGACTATGTGTATAGACCTTGACACCGAGGACAGCATTTATCATTTGAAG GTGAAGTCTCGGGATATGTTTGATAACtgggtgtccaaactgcggcaCCATCGTGTGTTTCGTCAAAATGAGATTGCCATGGACCCCAGTGAGAGACATCTGCAGTGTGAACCTACCAGCAGCATGAGG AATGCCATTCTCACCAAACAGGCCTCCATTCAGGCAATGTCAGGATTGCTTCAGAGTAATAATGACCTTGACCGATGTTGCCAAG ATCTCACTGATTGTGAATCATGTTTGTTGGAGTTGAATTTATTGTTGAAGAACATGGAGGTCATGCAGCATGCTTACTCTGCCCCTGCCATCAACACACTTCCG GGTGATGGctcaaagaaagagaagagaggacataAGAAATGGCGTTCAAAGACCTCTAGTAAAGACAGCAACAGCTCATTACAA GTTCCCAGTCCCACCCGTCTTCATGTTTCCAACCCAAACCTGTCAGCCAGTGAGCCTAGCTATCCCGAAACCTTCCTACAAACTCCTGACTCACCAACCAATGCTGCCCGGCTGCAGGAGGACTTCTGCAGGCTAGCAAGTACCA TCCATACCACACTCCTATCAGCCTTCAGAACACTATCTGcagaaaaaaatcaaatcaaactgGTTCTGGAGCAGCAAAACACTGAG GTCGATGGCCGAAGTCCACCGAAGCACCAGCGATCTACTGAAAGTCGAGGATCCCTCTCCGATTCTCTGTCCGAGTTCTTTGATGCACGGGAATACCTGCTGTCCTCCAGCTCCACTGACAATGAG gTGTCAGATGATGATTCATTCCTCAGTGACGCCAGTGATAGTGTTTCTGTGGATTACTACAACAGTGAGACAAGTAGTGAGCGAGACGACTCAG CAATGGTGTGCGTCATGCGGCGGACACGTCTGCCCTGTCGCAGCTCGGACAGCGGCGTGAGTCTCTGGAACATTCTACGCAACAACATCGGGAAAGACCTCAGCAAAGTGTCCATGCCTGTGCAACTGAACGAGCCCATCAACACACTGCAGCGCCTGTGTGAGGAGATGGAGTACACGCAGCTACTCGACACGGCTGCGCACACCAACGATCCTCATCTACGCATG gctcATGTAGCTGTTTTTGCCATATCAGCGTATGCCTCCACATTCCACCGTGCCGGAGGGAAACCTTTTAATCCAGTACTGGGAGAGACGTACGAGTGTGACCGACCTGATAAGGGCTTCAAATTCATATCAGAACAG GTTAGTCATCATCCTCCGGTTTCTGCATGCCACTGTGAGTCCAAAAACTTCACTGTGTGGCAGG atGTTCGCTGGAAGAATAAATTCTGGGGGAAGTCCATGGAGATCGTTCCCATGGGAACCACTCATGTGGTGTTGCCAGG GTTTGGCGATCACTATGAGTGGAATAAGGTCACTTCCTGCATCCATAACATCCTGAGTGGGCAACGCTGGATTGAACACTACGGGGAGATGTCCATTAAAAACACTGTTACCAGCGGCAACTCGAGCACTTGCAAGGTCACCTTCATCAAG GGAAGAGGTGGAACCTCCAATGTCAATAACGTGGAAGGCGTGGTCACAGATGCAGACGGACATGCCATTCACTCCTTTTATGGCAAATGGAACGAAGCGATTTACTTGGGAGACCCATCCTCTGCCACGTGTATTTGGAGAGCAA acccgATGCCTGAGGACTATGAGCAGTACTATGGCTTAACTCAGTTTGCAGTTGAGCTCAATGAGCTGGATGAAAAAGAGAAGCCTCTATTGCCTCCAACTGACACACGCTTCCGACCAGACCAGAG GCTTCTGGAGGTGGGTGATGTGTCGGGAGCAGAGGAGCAGAAGGAGCGCATCGAGGGGCTACagcgagagaggaggagggtgcTGCAGGAGAACAACATCAGCCACCAGCCCAAGTTCTTCAA gcgtTCTGAAGATGACTTATGGGTCAGTAACGGGACCTACTGGGACCTGAGGAAAGACCAGGGATTCAAACAGATGGAGTTCCCACTACTCTGGTGA
- the gsdmea gene encoding gasdermin-E, which produces MRNDLAYGENIALLYKESGLLSRVSFSPPSITMFAKVTRHLVSETDPDGSLLAVTRLTDSDKLQPLGVVLKSHKKWPWQRPKYRPTDFTLTQITQGRKTLRPVLVKSDFLDYESTYAGTMGGSLSAEAGGVRVKAEGQGSSKLHSSLGKLHKEMVNINKLMNDSKDRLVDLQHPLVQQSLCKRKVITVLKERIFTSNSCSVRYHGLGAGSCGALLAILKTVPLKCGGLMVSVNEDSTLQMDSDVSMEIPSQTVLAYSVIELRIKRSGQYELCLQADVEGGFDWNVRKTEDGSSLCEVDGPLDETEEFLSIQNTFAELANLKEDLGMLSDLDAVTRSSLFSLLGPSILDKDFLSVLEDWLDARCSGEVADISECQDQRVQAIFYLLWPIANQDTAHHGLSSRNGKHATLPNEETGSSSPSANQSSAATEKQVDGLLVGQALHLLVSALLELTIDCLDLIKSCCSAGLLPSVSQLTEDLMKSQPFPLDAVPPLLQCEEAFRSVESLFLSAHLQLVRQTDKLLVESKEATGFQPLTLCIALQGLASLMSE; this is translated from the exons ATGAGGAATGACCTAGCCTACGGTGAAAATATTGCGCTGCTCTACAAGGAAAGTGGTCTACTCTCGAGAGTCAGCTTCTCACCTCCGTCTATAACG ATGTTTGCTAAGGTAACACGTCACCTGGTCAGTGAGACAGACCCTGATGGCTCTCTGCTGGCCGTCACTCGTCTCACAGACTCGGACAAGCTGCAGCCACTGGGTGTGGTCTTGAAAAGTCATAAGAAATGGCCATGGCAAAGACCCAAATACAGGCCCACCGACTTCACCctcacacaaatcacacaaggGAGAAAAACTCTTCGGCCAG TGTTGGTAAAGTCAGACTTCTTGGACTATGAGAGCACGTATGCTGGGACCATGGGAGGCTCTCTGAGTGCTGAAGCTGGAGGGGTCCGTGTTAAGGCAGAGGGACAGGGATCTTCAAAGCTTCACTCATCACTAGGCAAACTCCACAAAGAGATGGTTAATATCAACAAACTAATGAATGACTCCAAGGACAG GTTGGTGGACTTGCAGCATCCTCTTGTGCAGCAGTCATTGTGTAAGAGGAAGGTGATAACTGTCCTGAAAGAGCGCATCTTCACCTCAAACTCCTGTTCTGTCag GTACCATGGACTTGGAGCTGGAAGCTGTGGAGCTTTGTTGGCTATACTGAAGACGGTCCCCCTGAAG tgtggcGGTTTGATGGTGAGTGTGAATGAGGATTCCACTCTGCAGATGGACAGTGATGTTTCCATGGAGATTCCTTCGCAGACAGTCCTGGCCTATAGTGTCATTGAGCTCAGAATCAAGAGGAGCGGCCAATATg AGCTTTGTTTACAGGCTGATGTTGAGGGCGGGTTCGACTGGAATGTTAGGAAGACCGAGGATGGCAGTAGTCTCTGTGAGGTGGATGGCCCCTTGGATGAGACAGAAGAGTTTCTTAGCATACAGAACacat TTGCAGAGCTAGCAAATCTAAAAGAAGACCTGGGCATGCTGTCTGATTTGGACGCCGTGACTcgctcctccctcttctccctcttggGTCCCTCTATCCTGGACAAAGACTTCCTGAGTGTACTGGAGGATTGG TTagatgccaggtgttcaggtgAGGTTGCTGACATATCAGAGTGCCAGGACCAGAGGGTCCAGGCCATCTTTTATCTGCTATGGCCTATAGCCAATCAGGATACAGCTCATCACGGACTGTCAAGTCGCAATGGCAAACATGCAACTCTACCAAACGAAGAGACTGGATCCAGTTCTCCCTCGGCCAATCAGTCCTCGGCAGCCACGGAGAAACAAGTTGACGGACTGCTCGTAGGCCAGGCACTGCATTTGCTGGTCAGCGCTTTACTGG AGCTGACAATCGACTGCTTGGATCTGATAAAGTCTTGCTGCTCTGCCGGCTTGCTGCCATCTGTCAGCCAACTA ACGGAGGATCTGATGAAGTCTCAGCCCTTCCCTCTGGATGCCGTGCCCCCACTCCTGCAGTGTGAGGAGGCCTTCCGTAGCGTGgaatccctctttctctcggcCCATCTTCAGCTGGTCAGGCAGACGGACAAGCTGCTGGTGGAGTCCAAGGAAGCCACTGGGTTCCAGCCTCTAACCCTGTGCATTGCTCTACAAGGCCTGGCTAGTCTGATGTCTGAGTAG